A window of Exiguobacterium sp. Helios genomic DNA:
TGACACTGAGCGGTGCAACATGGACATTGTTTTCTTCACAATAGGTAGTTGGCAGATAGGCAGTACTATCCGTTAAAATCACAATCTGGCTCATTCGTGAATTTCCTCGCTTTTAAGAGTTCCGTCGTGACATAAGGTATTCTGACAGGTCACAATCGGTTTTTATCATATCACAGGTTGAAGTCTAAAAAAAAGAAAGACGGAGCCGAATCGGCTTCCGTCCTGACCTTAAACGACGACGACCCAGCCGCGGCGAATCGCTTCGACGACAGCACCGGTCCGATCGGGTACATTCATCTTACGTAAAATAGAGGATACGTGGTTTTTAACGGTTTTCTCACTGATGAACAACGTATCGCTGATCGCCCGGTTCGAGAAACCGTCCGCGAGCAGCTGCAGGACTTCACATTCCCGGCGTGTCAACACATGTAACGGTGCTTCGGCGACACGTTTTTCAATCGGTTGTGAAGACATCGTCTGCTTCATCTTCATCAGACGACGGTATTCCTGTAACAGGTTCGGTGTGACTTTCGGGTGGACATATCCGCCTTCCCGGTACACAGACCGGATCGCATTGACCAGTTCATCCGTAGCCATCTCTTTTAAGAGATAACCGACCGCCCCTGCTCCAAGCGCATGCATGACATACGTTTCATCGTCATGGATTGACAGGATGATGACCCGGACTTCCGGATGGACTTCTATCAAACGTTTCGTTGCTTCGACCCCGTTGACTTTCGGCATATTTATATCCATTAAGACGATATCCGGCTGATGTGCTTCAACGA
This region includes:
- a CDS encoding response regulator transcription factor, translating into MNNEQVKVVIIDDHQLFREGVKRILDFEEEFVVVAEGESGADVIPLVEAHQPDIVLMDINMPKVNGVEATKRLIEVHPEVRVIILSIHDDETYVMHALGAGAVGYLLKEMATDELVNAIRSVYREGGYVHPKVTPNLLQEYRRLMKMKQTMSSQPIEKRVAEAPLHVLTRRECEVLQLLADGFSNRAISDTLFISEKTVKNHVSSILRKMNVPDRTGAVVEAIRRGWVVVV